A single window of Streptomyces cathayae DNA harbors:
- a CDS encoding DUF6113 family protein: protein MSDRSGQDRPVSVLAQPLRLPSAGRLAACLGLFALGAVVGVAGTLVQPAWFPGGLLLALAGEAGLCLAAGIVLRSRAGAASAAGGWVLVVLLLTANRPEGDFLFAAGAGSYLFLLGGIVVAVICATLAPVRQPNGRTVRLGK from the coding sequence GTGAGCGACCGGAGCGGCCAGGACCGGCCCGTCTCGGTGCTGGCCCAGCCGCTGCGACTGCCCTCCGCCGGGCGGCTCGCCGCCTGCCTGGGGCTGTTCGCCCTCGGTGCCGTGGTGGGTGTGGCGGGGACGCTGGTGCAGCCCGCCTGGTTCCCGGGCGGGCTACTGCTCGCCCTCGCGGGCGAGGCCGGGCTCTGCCTCGCGGCGGGCATCGTCCTCCGCAGCCGGGCCGGGGCCGCGTCGGCCGCCGGTGGCTGGGTGCTCGTCGTCCTCCTGCTCACCGCCAACCGCCCGGAGGGCGACTTCCTGTTCGCCGCGGGAGCCGGGTCCTATCTCTTCCTGCTCGGCGGCATCGTCGTCGCTGTGATCTGTGCCACCCTCGCGCCGGTGCGGCAACCGAACGGCCGTACCGTCCGACTTGGGAAGTGA
- the mshB gene encoding N-acetyl-1-D-myo-inositol-2-amino-2-deoxy-alpha-D-glucopyranoside deacetylase, with protein sequence MTELPSPSLRPGGPPSRSARRMMLVHAHPDDESINNGATMARYAAEGVHVTLVTCTLGERGEVIPPELAHLSGAALGQHRMGELAEAMRALGVDDFRLLGGAGRYSDSGMMGLPDNDDPGCFWQADVDQAAGLLAEVIREVRPQVLVTYDERGGYGHPDHIQAHRVAMRAVELAAGAGADEADGWDVPKVYWNRMPRPVAEAAFARLEDELSGLPFDKAGSIGDLPGVVSEVHVTTEVDGTAYAAAKAAAMRAHATQITVAEPYFVLSNALAQPLFTTEYYELVRGERSVGRESDLFAGVDTGVGAGEAS encoded by the coding sequence ATGACGGAACTGCCCTCCCCCAGCCTCCGGCCGGGGGGACCCCCCTCTCGCTCCGCTCGGCGGATGATGCTCGTGCACGCCCATCCGGACGACGAGTCGATCAACAACGGCGCCACCATGGCCCGGTACGCCGCCGAGGGGGTGCACGTGACACTGGTCACCTGCACGCTCGGTGAGCGCGGCGAGGTCATTCCGCCCGAGCTGGCCCACCTGAGCGGTGCCGCCCTCGGGCAGCACCGGATGGGGGAGCTGGCCGAGGCGATGCGCGCGCTCGGGGTCGACGACTTCCGGCTGCTCGGCGGTGCCGGGCGCTACAGCGACTCCGGGATGATGGGCCTGCCCGACAACGACGATCCCGGCTGCTTCTGGCAGGCCGACGTCGACCAGGCCGCCGGTCTGCTCGCCGAGGTGATCCGCGAGGTCCGGCCCCAGGTCCTCGTCACGTACGACGAGCGCGGCGGCTACGGGCACCCCGACCACATCCAGGCGCACCGCGTCGCCATGCGCGCCGTCGAGCTGGCCGCGGGGGCCGGAGCGGACGAGGCGGACGGGTGGGACGTTCCCAAGGTGTACTGGAACCGGATGCCCCGCCCCGTCGCCGAGGCGGCCTTCGCGCGTCTGGAGGACGAACTCTCCGGGCTGCCGTTCGACAAGGCGGGCAGCATCGGTGACCTGCCCGGAGTCGTCTCCGAGGTGCACGTCACCACCGAGGTCGACGGCACGGCGTACGCCGCCGCCAAGGCCGCCGCGATGCGGGCGCACGCCACCCAGATCACGGTGGCCGAGCCGTACTTCGTGCTCTCCAACGCACTCGCACAGCCGCTGTTCACCACCGAGTACTACGAGTTGGTGCGTGGAGAACGCTCCGTCGGCAGGGAGAGCGACCTGTTCGCGGGAGTGGACACCGGAGTCGGGGCGGGGGAGGCGTCGTGA
- a CDS encoding SPFH domain-containing protein, translated as MLFWQVPAPNEAMLISGTKRQAQGTQFRIVTGHGSFVLPVMQKARMLSLALREAEIAEDCVTQQGIQLHVRAVCVFKVGDDAVSIANAARRFLSEQEQMEELVGRIFAGHLRSIVGGLTVEQIIRERDRVAQEVMAGSHSEMEKLGIVVDALQIQEIEDATGYINNLAAPHAAAVASQARIAQAKADQEATEREQQAAALKAEYERDTAIKRAGFLAETEQSKARAAQAGPLAEAAASHEVIEEQTALAKRRAELAAQRLEGEVRRPADAEAYRQRTLAEAARDRAKFEADGNAYTERTLAQAQADANTARARSLRDGNQELIAANRVVENLPALADAAARGMAGAHLTVLNGTEGVSQMAAGLVSQGLAILDTLQNTKDPTVNGKSNLRIPGPTA; from the coding sequence ATGCTGTTCTGGCAGGTCCCCGCGCCCAATGAGGCCATGCTCATATCCGGTACGAAACGGCAGGCGCAGGGAACGCAGTTCCGTATCGTCACAGGTCACGGCAGTTTCGTACTGCCGGTGATGCAGAAGGCCCGCATGCTGTCCCTGGCACTGCGGGAAGCGGAGATCGCGGAGGACTGCGTCACCCAGCAGGGCATCCAGCTGCATGTGCGCGCGGTCTGCGTGTTCAAGGTCGGCGACGACGCGGTCTCGATCGCCAATGCGGCCCGCCGCTTCCTCTCCGAGCAGGAGCAGATGGAGGAGCTCGTCGGCCGGATCTTCGCCGGACACCTCCGGTCCATCGTCGGCGGACTGACCGTCGAACAGATCATCCGGGAACGTGACCGGGTCGCCCAGGAAGTGATGGCGGGCAGCCACAGCGAGATGGAGAAACTCGGCATCGTCGTCGACGCGCTCCAGATCCAGGAGATCGAGGACGCCACCGGCTACATCAACAACCTCGCCGCCCCGCACGCCGCCGCGGTCGCCAGCCAGGCGCGCATCGCCCAGGCCAAGGCCGACCAGGAGGCGACCGAACGCGAACAGCAGGCGGCCGCCCTCAAGGCGGAGTACGAGCGGGACACCGCGATCAAGCGGGCCGGGTTCCTCGCCGAGACCGAGCAGTCCAAGGCCCGAGCCGCCCAGGCCGGCCCGCTCGCCGAGGCCGCGGCGTCCCACGAGGTCATCGAGGAGCAGACCGCGCTCGCCAAGCGCCGGGCCGAACTGGCGGCCCAGCGCCTCGAAGGAGAGGTCAGGCGCCCGGCGGACGCCGAGGCGTACCGGCAGCGCACCCTGGCCGAAGCCGCCCGGGACAGGGCCAAGTTCGAGGCGGACGGCAACGCCTACACCGAGCGGACACTCGCCCAGGCCCAGGCCGACGCGAACACCGCCCGCGCCCGCTCGCTGCGCGACGGCAACCAGGAACTGATCGCCGCCAACCGTGTGGTGGAGAACCTGCCGGCCCTCGCCGACGCGGCCGCCCGCGGCATGGCGGGCGCCCACCTCACCGTCCTCAACGGCACCGAGGGCGTCAGTCAGATGGCCGCGGGCCTGGTGAGCCAGGGCCTGGCCATTCTCGACACCCTCCAGAACACGAAGGACCCCACCGTCAACGGAAAGAGCAACCTGCGGATCCCCGGCCCGACCGCGTAG
- a CDS encoding SCO4225 family membrane protein encodes MTGTDGDSRPSLPRRLRDRVGLVALAYLGLCAAVLVWAVVASVTDDSGEAMALVFPLLVTAPGSLVVLVLPEHGSMFFASLVIGAAVNAAIISWCTSVLRRGRPDPES; translated from the coding sequence GTGACCGGTACCGACGGGGACTCCCGCCCGTCCCTCCCGCGCCGGCTGCGCGACCGCGTCGGTCTCGTCGCGCTCGCCTACCTCGGGCTCTGCGCGGCCGTGCTCGTGTGGGCGGTGGTGGCGAGCGTGACCGACGACTCCGGCGAGGCGATGGCGCTCGTCTTCCCGCTCCTCGTCACGGCCCCCGGCAGCCTCGTCGTCCTCGTCCTGCCGGAACACGGCTCGATGTTCTTCGCCTCGCTCGTCATCGGGGCCGCGGTCAACGCCGCGATCATCAGTTGGTGCACCAGCGTCCTGCGCCGGGGGCGCCCGGACCCGGAGTCCTGA
- a CDS encoding sensor histidine kinase produces MNRTDDRFLPVLLLCAQALVWPGAPLVRGAAPSPGALLVAVLVAVPVTAALVLRRNRPVVALLVVVAACALGAGPLPAGATAVLGTAGVGLALFTVAARRDAFTAVLCVLTLTVWQPLYNVSLHGISSRESLHLALTALLYAAACGAGVRVRRTRRARRAAERLRQRTEAERHRLPAVERRRMERELHDVSAHHLTAVVVTAGAALGLRDRRPELVREALDFAVGTGHEVTRALRAVRAPAPSREDVPSPEERLQDLVAGFRRLDQRIDCEIDPLPDGTVADAAYGIVREALTNVARHAPGARTTVRVRYGDTGTDVTVTSSAAPAGAAAHGAGLGGGRGQDFLRSRAREAGGTLVTGPTAEGGWEVRAALPGRTGAPVERSVPRGYRLAQLTAAFGLVVQPTLPMLVLHREEALQPGATVPAGVFFGLLAVAQAVALLWLRRSPRAARGALLALVPLWPAAMSAGHYTGPVLLPLALSLPATCAVLVADAARRAAAPSRAGARPPHPDARVVERLRDRFAEIRPPHARAADPAGPSAVGTGTRSRLTPPATRPVRRPVLPVAAVAVHAGAATAAVLDRGTALPVVAVVAGTTAATALVAGASRWAGTRRGRRERAARGAHQDRLVTWTEEAVRDAWAERRRIAAGLETTVLSCTADMVAEAEAGRLDATADRAREALAAMRALLDAVRDEQAEPALRPQPTLQALDLLAHQCRATGRDVEIRLTDRVPARLPTAVDLAAYHAAETVLAVGGDEPAVVELDAEADTLTLTATGVPDTADTAADERLATRVTALGGTLTTGPRGTVRIRLPLAGAPGIEEGQR; encoded by the coding sequence ATGAACCGAACCGACGACCGGTTTCTCCCGGTCCTGCTGCTCTGTGCCCAGGCCCTGGTGTGGCCGGGGGCACCGTTGGTGCGCGGGGCGGCCCCGTCCCCGGGCGCCCTCCTGGTGGCGGTGCTCGTCGCCGTGCCGGTGACGGCCGCGCTCGTCCTGCGCCGCAACCGTCCGGTGGTCGCCCTCCTCGTGGTCGTCGCCGCCTGCGCGCTGGGCGCCGGCCCGCTGCCCGCCGGGGCGACGGCGGTGCTCGGCACGGCCGGGGTGGGGCTGGCCCTGTTCACGGTGGCGGCCCGGCGGGACGCCTTCACCGCGGTGCTGTGCGTCCTGACGCTCACCGTCTGGCAGCCGCTGTACAACGTCAGCCTGCACGGGATCAGCAGCCGCGAGAGCCTCCACCTCGCCCTGACGGCGCTGCTGTACGCCGCCGCGTGCGGCGCCGGTGTCCGCGTACGACGGACCCGCCGTGCGCGCCGCGCCGCCGAGCGGTTGCGGCAGCGTACGGAGGCCGAGCGCCACCGCCTGCCGGCGGTCGAGCGGCGGCGCATGGAACGGGAGCTGCACGACGTCAGCGCCCACCATCTGACCGCCGTGGTCGTCACGGCGGGAGCTGCGCTCGGGCTGCGCGACCGCCGCCCCGAACTCGTGCGGGAGGCACTGGACTTCGCCGTCGGCACCGGTCACGAGGTGACCCGCGCGCTCCGTGCCGTACGGGCCCCGGCGCCCTCCCGCGAGGACGTTCCCTCACCGGAGGAGCGGCTGCAGGATCTGGTCGCGGGCTTCCGGCGCCTGGACCAGCGGATCGACTGTGAGATCGACCCGCTGCCGGACGGCACCGTCGCGGACGCGGCGTACGGCATCGTGCGCGAGGCGCTGACCAACGTGGCGCGGCACGCTCCCGGCGCGCGGACGACGGTGCGCGTCCGGTACGGCGACACCGGCACCGACGTCACGGTCACCAGCTCGGCAGCGCCGGCCGGTGCGGCGGCGCACGGCGCGGGACTCGGCGGCGGACGCGGCCAGGACTTCTTGCGCTCGCGGGCCCGTGAGGCGGGCGGCACCCTCGTCACCGGCCCCACGGCGGAGGGCGGTTGGGAGGTGCGCGCGGCTCTGCCGGGCCGGACCGGAGCCCCGGTGGAACGTTCCGTCCCGCGCGGTTACCGCCTGGCGCAGCTGACGGCCGCGTTCGGCCTGGTCGTCCAGCCGACGCTGCCGATGCTGGTGCTCCACCGGGAGGAGGCGCTGCAGCCCGGTGCGACGGTGCCCGCGGGCGTGTTCTTCGGGCTGCTCGCCGTGGCCCAGGCGGTCGCCCTGCTGTGGCTGCGCAGGTCGCCCCGCGCGGCCCGGGGTGCCCTGCTCGCCCTGGTCCCGCTCTGGCCGGCGGCGATGTCCGCGGGCCACTACACCGGCCCGGTGCTGCTGCCTCTCGCGCTGAGCCTGCCGGCCACCTGCGCGGTGCTCGTGGCGGACGCCGCCCGGAGGGCCGCCGCCCCGTCCCGTGCCGGAGCCCGCCCCCCGCACCCGGACGCGCGGGTCGTCGAGCGGCTGCGCGACCGGTTCGCCGAGATCCGCCCCCCGCACGCGCGGGCAGCGGACCCCGCCGGTCCGTCCGCCGTGGGCACCGGCACCCGCTCGCGCCTGACTCCGCCCGCCACCCGGCCGGTGAGGCGCCCGGTTCTCCCGGTCGCCGCCGTGGCCGTGCACGCGGGGGCCGCCACGGCGGCGGTCCTGGACCGGGGCACCGCACTCCCCGTCGTGGCGGTCGTCGCCGGGACGACGGCCGCGACGGCTCTGGTGGCCGGTGCGAGCCGCTGGGCCGGGACCCGGCGCGGCCGGCGCGAGCGGGCCGCCCGGGGCGCCCATCAGGACCGGCTCGTCACGTGGACCGAGGAGGCCGTCCGGGACGCGTGGGCCGAGCGTCGCAGGATCGCCGCCGGACTGGAGACCACCGTCCTCTCCTGCACCGCCGACATGGTCGCGGAGGCGGAGGCGGGCCGCCTCGACGCGACCGCCGACCGTGCCCGCGAGGCCCTGGCCGCGATGCGCGCCCTGCTCGACGCGGTCCGCGACGAGCAGGCGGAGCCCGCCCTGCGGCCCCAGCCCACCCTGCAGGCGCTCGACCTGCTCGCCCACCAGTGCCGGGCCACCGGCCGGGACGTGGAGATACGGCTGACCGACCGCGTACCGGCACGTCTTCCCACCGCCGTCGACCTGGCCGCCTACCACGCCGCCGAGACGGTTCTGGCCGTCGGCGGGGACGAACCCGCCGTTGTCGAACTGGACGCGGAAGCCGATACGTTGACGCTCACCGCCACCGGAGTGCCCGACACCGCGGACACGGCCGCCGACGAGCGGCTGGCCACTCGGGTGACCGCACTCGGCGGCACGCTGACCACCGGCCCCCGGGGCACCGTACGGATCCGGCTGCCCCTTGCGGGCGCGCCGGGCATCGAGGAGGGACAACGATGA
- a CDS encoding response regulator transcription factor: protein MSLDVLVVDDQGIVRAGFAAVIDAEEDMTVVGEAADGAAAVRLARELSPDVVVMDVRMPELDGIAATRIITGREDAPKVLVLTTFDLDVYVFDALRAGASGFLLKDVHPAELLRGIRVVAAGESVLAPSATRRLIGHYASGRGPAVPAGSSPGLDSLTGSQRTVLTLVASGLTNGEIAEQLGITVGTVKSHVNALLRKLGLRDRVQATILAYDLGLARPNPPGTRP from the coding sequence ATGAGCCTCGACGTGCTGGTCGTCGACGACCAGGGCATCGTGCGGGCGGGATTCGCCGCCGTGATCGACGCCGAGGAGGACATGACGGTCGTCGGTGAGGCCGCCGACGGCGCCGCCGCGGTACGGCTCGCCCGGGAACTGTCGCCCGACGTGGTCGTCATGGACGTCCGCATGCCCGAACTGGACGGCATCGCCGCCACCCGCATCATCACCGGCCGCGAGGACGCGCCCAAGGTCCTGGTCCTGACCACCTTCGACCTCGACGTCTACGTCTTCGACGCGCTGCGCGCCGGCGCGTCGGGCTTCCTCCTCAAGGACGTCCACCCCGCCGAACTGCTCCGGGGAATCCGGGTGGTGGCGGCAGGGGAGAGCGTCCTCGCGCCGTCCGCGACCCGCCGCCTCATCGGCCACTACGCGTCCGGACGGGGCCCCGCGGTCCCGGCAGGCAGCTCCCCCGGGCTGGACAGCCTGACCGGCAGCCAGCGCACCGTCCTCACCCTGGTCGCCTCCGGCCTCACCAACGGGGAGATCGCCGAGCAGCTCGGCATCACCGTCGGCACCGTGAAGTCCCACGTCAACGCGCTGCTGCGGAAGCTCGGCCTGCGGGACCGCGTCCAGGCGACGATCCTCGCCTACGATCTCGGCCTCGCCCGCCCGAACCCGCCCGGCACCCGTCCCTGA
- a CDS encoding helix-turn-helix domain-containing protein: MGTQNPSAHPRAQARIAGNQRPNRGHRTGGLQHDNSRHTTRFTVIGNHLAQHQKLSLLAIGLGTHLQSLPKGAPADIKTLSARFPEGATRIAAALRELEAHGYLRRERVRTSSGRIVTRTTSCNQPEAARHHAGTPTCPAAEPQQQERQEACEERESPRAAREERAPRKQLPAVPGPGYPAPTLLQAATDLLAGLHRHDPRLFLSACDTAHLAPGVAAWLERDVTPAAVRHALTADLPPEGVRRPAALLAHRLTAQLPPPPPFRAPAEPSPGRYEMRNCDGCDRGFRAPVPGPDRCRDCRTECREVG, encoded by the coding sequence ATGGGTACCCAGAACCCTAGCGCGCACCCGCGCGCCCAGGCCCGTATCGCGGGCAACCAGCGCCCGAACCGGGGCCACCGCACCGGTGGGCTCCAGCACGACAACTCCCGCCACACCACCCGCTTCACGGTCATCGGCAACCACCTCGCCCAGCACCAGAAGCTCTCGCTGCTCGCCATCGGGCTCGGTACGCACCTCCAGTCGCTGCCGAAGGGCGCCCCGGCGGACATCAAGACCCTCTCCGCCCGGTTCCCCGAGGGGGCCACCCGTATCGCCGCCGCCCTGCGCGAGCTGGAGGCCCACGGCTACCTGCGCCGCGAGCGCGTACGCACCTCCTCCGGCCGGATCGTCACCCGCACGACCTCCTGCAACCAGCCGGAGGCGGCCCGCCACCACGCCGGGACACCCACCTGTCCGGCGGCGGAACCGCAACAGCAGGAGCGGCAGGAAGCGTGCGAGGAACGGGAGTCGCCGCGCGCGGCGCGTGAGGAACGAGCTCCCCGCAAGCAGCTCCCTGCCGTACCCGGCCCCGGGTACCCCGCCCCCACGCTCCTCCAGGCCGCCACCGACCTCCTCGCCGGCCTCCACCGCCACGATCCCCGGCTGTTCCTCTCCGCCTGCGACACGGCCCACCTGGCGCCCGGCGTCGCCGCCTGGCTGGAGCGGGACGTCACCCCCGCCGCCGTACGCCACGCCCTGACCGCCGACCTGCCGCCCGAGGGCGTACGCCGCCCCGCCGCCCTCCTGGCCCACCGCCTCACCGCCCAGCTGCCGCCCCCGCCGCCCTTCCGTGCACCGGCCGAGCCCTCACCCGGCCGGTACGAGATGCGCAACTGCGACGGCTGCGACCGCGGCTTCCGCGCCCCGGTACCGGGCCCCGACCGCTGTCGCGACTGCCGAACCGAATGCAGGGAGGTCGGTTGA
- a CDS encoding ATP-binding protein, whose amino-acid sequence MNQEIAETRSQPDSGIRDFTVLLSSTPRGARLARLLAADALRDWGLPQEAASHVVAELAANAATHGRLPGRSFRLTLYVVGGTLRIEVTDTRGERLPALQAPDDGAESGRGLLLVEALADRWGVVEGRFPRKTVWAELSLTPPERDIAGSGGVDG is encoded by the coding sequence GTGAATCAGGAAATTGCCGAGACCAGATCCCAACCCGACAGCGGAATCCGCGACTTCACCGTGCTGCTGTCGTCCACCCCGCGCGGTGCCCGCCTCGCCCGTCTGCTCGCGGCGGACGCGCTCCGGGACTGGGGGCTTCCGCAGGAGGCGGCGAGCCATGTCGTGGCGGAGCTGGCGGCCAACGCGGCCACTCATGGCCGGCTTCCCGGGCGCAGTTTCCGCCTGACGCTCTACGTGGTCGGAGGCACGCTCCGCATCGAGGTCACAGACACGCGCGGCGAGCGGCTGCCCGCACTCCAAGCGCCCGATGACGGGGCCGAGTCGGGGCGTGGGCTGCTGCTCGTCGAGGCGCTCGCCGACCGCTGGGGAGTGGTCGAGGGGCGGTTCCCGCGGAAAACCGTATGGGCCGAACTGAGCCTGACGCCACCGGAACGCGACATCGCGGGTTCCGGCGGCGTCGACGGCTGA
- a CDS encoding helix-turn-helix domain-containing protein: protein MSVNGEAVRVTTEADQTDEPGWEVDPDDDWALAVVATVGRQLRLRREAAGMRVGDFAVAVGYGDDLVYKIESGKRIPRPEFLDTADELFNAGGLISAMKEDVKKVRYPKKVRDLAQMEGRAVELQLYDPVNIHGLLQTPDYTQALFRMRRPRYSEEEVERGVAARMARKSVFERDSAPELSFIQDEWTLRRRLGGTMVVRQQLEHLLELGKLPNVEIQVMPVDREEHAGVDGAIEVLKFEDGTAVGRSPGVAHGRAVSDPRQLRILELRYGIIRAQALTPRESAVFIDQLLGET from the coding sequence ATGTCGGTGAACGGCGAGGCGGTGCGGGTCACGACCGAGGCGGACCAGACGGATGAACCGGGATGGGAGGTCGACCCGGACGACGACTGGGCACTCGCGGTAGTGGCCACCGTGGGACGGCAGTTGAGGCTCCGCCGGGAGGCGGCGGGCATGAGGGTCGGCGACTTCGCGGTGGCGGTCGGTTACGGCGACGACCTCGTGTACAAGATCGAGAGCGGCAAGCGCATCCCCCGGCCCGAGTTCTTGGACACGGCGGACGAGCTGTTCAATGCCGGTGGCCTCATCTCGGCGATGAAGGAGGACGTGAAGAAGGTCCGGTACCCGAAGAAGGTGCGGGACTTGGCGCAGATGGAAGGGCGGGCGGTTGAGCTCCAGCTGTATGACCCCGTGAACATCCACGGCCTCTTGCAGACGCCGGATTACACGCAAGCTCTGTTCCGGATGCGGCGACCTCGATACTCCGAGGAGGAAGTCGAACGAGGTGTAGCTGCTCGCATGGCCCGTAAATCTGTCTTCGAGCGCGACTCGGCACCCGAACTCAGCTTTATCCAGGACGAGTGGACGCTCAGGAGGCGGCTCGGGGGGACAATGGTGGTACGCCAGCAGCTCGAACACCTGCTTGAGCTGGGGAAGTTGCCGAACGTCGAGATCCAGGTGATGCCGGTGGACCGCGAGGAGCACGCCGGTGTGGACGGGGCGATCGAAGTGCTGAAGTTCGAGGATGGAACGGCGGTGGGCCGCTCACCGGGCGTTGCCCACGGCCGAGCGGTTTCCGACCCGAGGCAACTCCGTATCCTTGAACTCCGTTATGGCATCATCCGGGCGCAGGCTCTCACACCACGCGAGTCGGCCGTGTTCATCGACCAACTGCTGGGGGAGACATGA
- a CDS encoding DUF397 domain-containing protein, whose product MIRNTSSRDASDLTWFKSSYSSGAETDSCVEIATQPGTIHVRDSKDVDGGRLAFAPSAWADFVPYAVRG is encoded by the coding sequence ATGATCCGCAACACCTCGTCCAGGGACGCTAGCGACCTGACGTGGTTCAAGAGCAGCTACAGCAGCGGGGCGGAGACGGACTCCTGCGTCGAGATCGCCACCCAGCCCGGCACCATCCACGTCCGTGACTCCAAGGACGTGGACGGCGGCCGGCTGGCCTTCGCCCCCTCCGCGTGGGCCGACTTCGTCCCGTACGCGGTAAGGGGCTGA
- a CDS encoding type IV toxin-antitoxin system AbiEi family antitoxin domain-containing protein: MYRQADAPETAHTDLLAVCTRAPRAVVCGESALALHELIDDIPTAVHIAVPRGSRRPTISYPPTVVAQYAAKTFGLGVERFEAAPGETIPLYSAARSTVDAMRHRNRIDETLALSALGRYLRRNGRGGVSELQHIAHELGALSVIRPAVEAVLA, from the coding sequence ATGTACCGACAGGCCGACGCACCCGAGACCGCACACACGGACCTGCTGGCCGTGTGCACTCGGGCACCCCGTGCCGTCGTGTGCGGTGAGTCCGCTCTGGCCCTGCACGAGCTGATCGACGACATCCCCACGGCGGTACACATCGCCGTGCCACGCGGTTCACGCCGCCCCACGATTTCCTATCCGCCGACCGTAGTGGCGCAGTACGCCGCCAAGACCTTCGGTCTCGGCGTCGAACGGTTCGAAGCAGCCCCCGGAGAGACCATCCCCCTTTACAGCGCTGCCCGCAGCACGGTCGACGCCATGCGCCACCGCAACCGCATCGACGAGACCCTCGCCCTGTCCGCACTCGGCCGCTACCTGCGCCGCAACGGACGCGGCGGGGTCAGCGAACTCCAGCACATCGCCCACGAACTGGGCGCTCTCTCCGTCATCCGCCCCGCAGTAGAGGCGGTGCTCGCCTGA
- a CDS encoding nucleotidyl transferase AbiEii/AbiGii toxin family protein, translating to MANPTRDTTAGRVYNDLRNLARRNNRSTDEVMVEYVLERFLYRLGTSPLGREHFVLKGALLLAQFGARRTTRDIDILGRAFPAEETEIIRRIAATTDLAERRQTSYTAWRRRQGPATIGYPERFTDVVRQVTAFADPLLNGDSATRTWDAANLAWS from the coding sequence ATGGCCAACCCGACACGCGACACCACTGCCGGGCGCGTCTACAACGACCTGCGCAACCTGGCCCGCCGCAACAACCGGTCCACGGACGAGGTAATGGTCGAGTACGTCCTCGAACGGTTCCTCTACCGACTGGGGACATCACCCCTCGGCCGGGAGCACTTCGTCCTCAAAGGCGCCCTGCTGCTCGCCCAGTTCGGCGCCCGTCGGACGACCCGCGACATCGACATCCTCGGCCGCGCGTTCCCCGCCGAAGAGACCGAGATCATCCGCAGGATCGCCGCCACCACCGACCTCGCCGAGCGCCGCCAGACCTCCTACACCGCATGGCGCCGCCGACAAGGTCCCGCCACGATCGGCTACCCCGAACGCTTCACTGACGTCGTCCGGCAGGTCACCGCCTTCGCAGACCCGCTCCTCAACGGCGATTCCGCCACCCGCACATGGGATGCAGCGAACCTCGCATGGTCGTGA
- a CDS encoding BtrH N-terminal domain-containing protein codes for MVMVKGIDARGMQHCETTALGVLLRHEGIDLSEPMLFGLGSGLSFVYWDSKAMGFPFLGGRVKPFELTRNLAAALGLELLVEETTSPRKAWRNVAGPLDAGRPVGLQLDSYHLDYFSTEVHFGGHIVAMYGYDEQDAYLVDTDQQGGAVSTGLAGLARARAARGPMTARHRSFTLTVPGGPASPRDRVIPAIRTCADAFLNPPIANLGHRGIEKTAGQVPKWLQRSDDPREDLSRTAVLMERAGTGGALFRTLYRDFLAECAQLIDSGHLRTGHALYAEAATLWTQVAALVAAAGESGDARNLVQAGSVLHDLSRIEREAMQALSLL; via the coding sequence ATGGTCATGGTGAAAGGCATCGATGCCCGCGGCATGCAGCACTGCGAGACGACGGCGCTGGGGGTGCTGCTGCGGCACGAGGGGATCGACCTGTCCGAGCCCATGCTGTTCGGGCTCGGCTCCGGGCTGTCCTTCGTCTACTGGGACAGCAAGGCCATGGGGTTTCCCTTCCTGGGAGGCCGGGTCAAGCCGTTCGAGCTCACCAGGAACCTGGCCGCCGCCCTCGGGCTCGAGCTGCTGGTCGAGGAGACCACCTCCCCGCGCAAGGCATGGCGGAACGTGGCGGGACCCCTCGACGCCGGTCGGCCGGTCGGCCTTCAACTCGACAGCTACCACCTGGACTACTTCAGCACCGAGGTGCACTTCGGCGGGCACATCGTGGCCATGTACGGCTACGACGAGCAGGACGCCTACCTGGTGGACACCGACCAGCAGGGCGGAGCCGTCTCCACCGGCCTCGCCGGCCTGGCCAGAGCCAGGGCCGCGCGCGGCCCCATGACCGCCAGGCACCGCTCCTTCACCCTCACAGTGCCCGGCGGCCCGGCGTCACCGCGGGACAGGGTCATCCCCGCGATCAGGACCTGCGCCGACGCCTTCCTGAACCCGCCCATCGCGAACCTGGGCCACCGGGGCATCGAGAAGACCGCCGGGCAGGTGCCGAAGTGGCTGCAGCGCAGCGACGATCCGCGGGAGGACCTGTCACGGACCGCCGTCCTCATGGAGAGGGCCGGTACCGGCGGCGCCCTGTTCCGCACTCTCTACCGGGACTTCCTCGCCGAGTGCGCCCAGCTGATCGACAGCGGCCACCTGCGCACCGGCCACGCCCTGTACGCCGAGGCCGCCACCCTCTGGACGCAGGTGGCCGCACTCGTCGCGGCAGCGGGCGAATCCGGTGACGCGAGGAACCTCGTACAGGCCGGCTCCGTCCTCCACGACCTCTCACGCATCGAACGCGAGGCGATGCAGGCACTCAGCCTGCTCTAG